The following proteins come from a genomic window of Micromonospora echinofusca:
- a CDS encoding diacylglycerol kinase, which produces MLAVTADDHPSVAGDGPVAVLANPTAGRGRYRGLLPQVLHRLAAAGRPVRPLRAGTADEAEAACRAAVRDGASALVVVGGDGTVHRAVQAVAGTAVPFGPVPAGTGNDFAADTGFPADPLAAADVIAAALRDGCTRPVDLARMTGADGTQRWYGAVLAAGFDAIVNERANRMRWPSGPRRYDLAILVELARLRPRRYTLRLDGVAHEVDAVLVAVGNCASYGGGMRICPDADPTDGLLDVVVGGGFDRRTLMRVKPRIYRGTHVAHPLVRSYRARTVELSAEGITTYADGERALALPLTVTAAPAALHLLR; this is translated from the coding sequence GTGCTCGCCGTGACCGCAGACGATCACCCCTCCGTCGCCGGCGACGGGCCCGTCGCCGTCCTGGCCAACCCGACCGCGGGCCGGGGCCGGTACCGAGGGTTGCTGCCGCAGGTCCTGCACCGGCTCGCGGCCGCCGGCCGGCCCGTACGCCCGCTGCGCGCCGGCACCGCCGACGAGGCCGAGGCGGCCTGCCGCGCGGCCGTGCGCGACGGCGCGTCGGCCCTGGTCGTGGTCGGCGGCGACGGGACCGTGCACCGCGCGGTGCAGGCGGTCGCCGGCACCGCCGTCCCGTTCGGTCCGGTGCCCGCCGGCACCGGCAACGACTTCGCGGCCGACACCGGCTTCCCGGCCGACCCGCTCGCCGCCGCCGACGTCATCGCCGCGGCCCTGCGCGACGGCTGCACCCGCCCGGTGGACCTGGCCCGGATGACGGGGGCCGACGGCACGCAGCGCTGGTACGGGGCGGTGCTCGCCGCCGGCTTCGACGCGATCGTCAACGAGCGCGCCAACCGGATGCGCTGGCCGAGCGGTCCGCGCCGCTACGACCTGGCGATCCTGGTGGAGCTGGCCCGGCTGCGCCCGCGCCGCTACACGCTGCGCCTCGACGGGGTGGCACACGAGGTGGACGCCGTGCTGGTGGCGGTGGGCAACTGCGCCAGCTACGGCGGTGGCATGCGGATCTGCCCGGACGCGGACCCGACCGACGGCCTGCTCGACGTGGTGGTGGGCGGCGGCTTCGACCGGCGCACCCTGATGCGGGTGAAGCCGCGCATCTACCGGGGCACCCATGTGGCGCACCCGCTGGTGCGCAGCTACCGCGCCCGTACGGTAGAGCTGAGCGCCGAGGGCATCACCACGTACGCCGACGGCGAGCGCGCCCTGGCCCTCCCACTGACCGTCACGGCCGCCCCCGCCGCCCTGCACCTCCTCCGCTGA
- the lanKC gene encoding class III lanthionine synthetase LanKC: protein MDERYDSYCAADRLFYDSLGSAVEQPTFAAAQRAVPDGWRSEPLDDWLIYAPDGGTLPQQGWKIHVSATLGNAERVLDIVWDYCVPRGLSFKFLRGPRTLLLRNSKYASRAASGKFVTVYPRDDAELELVCKELDELLAGEPGPYILSDLRHGAGPVHVRYGGFAARYCHSPDGQVVPAIEDDTGTLVPDRRDPVFHVPSWVTLPDFLAPHLAARNATSTDEVPYRIEKVIHFSNGGGLYVGRDVRTDTQVVLKEARPHAGLDADGTDAVARLAREADALRRLADLPQVPRVHDEFTLGEHRFLALEFVEGRALNKVLVDRYPLIDADATDADRAEYTRWALDVHRQVEEVVTAIHDRGLVYGDLHLFNVMVRPDDRIALVDFEVAAPIDGHRRPGLRNQGFAAPRDRTGPAVDRYALACLRLALFLPLTQLVRLGPDKAAHLADVIAAHFPVPRDLLDAAVREITGTEAADAGPAPDLSVDVGPAHRDRLARAILASATPQRDDRLFPGDIEQFRSGGLNLAHGAAGVLYALHVSGAGQWPEHERWLVRHATAPASGTRCGFYDGLHGVAYALEALGRRQDALDVLDICLRQPLDGLDHSLSSGLSGIALNLAELAGRTGEPALRDAAWRVAERVVDQLADDPGPDISGGRNPYAGLLRGRTGPALLLVRLHELTGEQSLLDHAATALRQDLRRCVVRPDGALEVNEGWRTMPYLGQGSVGIGLVLDEYLRHRADERFAEASAGVRRAARSPFYAQSGLFAGRAGIVAYLAAYPDDPQRRRERDAQVARLAWHALPYGDGTAFPGEQLLRLSMDLGTGTAGVLLALAAARPDDPVSLPFLAPLAGAPDSLASARATDPTDQHGRR from the coding sequence GTGGACGAGCGTTACGACAGCTACTGCGCCGCCGACCGGCTCTTCTACGATTCCCTCGGCAGCGCGGTCGAGCAGCCCACGTTCGCGGCGGCGCAGCGAGCCGTACCCGACGGCTGGCGCTCCGAGCCGCTCGACGACTGGCTGATCTACGCCCCCGACGGCGGCACGCTGCCCCAGCAGGGCTGGAAGATCCACGTGTCGGCGACGCTGGGCAACGCCGAGCGGGTGCTCGACATCGTCTGGGACTACTGCGTACCGCGGGGCCTGTCCTTCAAGTTCCTCCGCGGCCCGCGCACCCTGCTGCTGCGCAACTCCAAGTACGCCTCCCGGGCGGCCAGCGGCAAGTTCGTCACGGTCTACCCCCGCGACGACGCGGAGCTGGAGCTGGTCTGCAAGGAGCTCGACGAGCTGCTCGCCGGCGAGCCGGGCCCGTACATCCTCAGCGACCTGCGCCACGGCGCCGGCCCGGTGCACGTGCGCTACGGCGGCTTCGCCGCCCGCTACTGCCACTCCCCCGACGGCCAGGTGGTCCCGGCGATCGAGGACGACACGGGCACGCTGGTGCCCGACCGGCGCGACCCCGTGTTCCACGTGCCGTCCTGGGTGACCCTGCCCGACTTCCTCGCCCCGCACCTGGCCGCCCGCAACGCCACCAGCACCGACGAGGTGCCGTACCGGATCGAGAAGGTCATCCACTTCTCCAACGGCGGCGGTCTCTACGTCGGGCGGGACGTGCGCACCGACACCCAGGTCGTGCTGAAGGAGGCCCGGCCGCACGCCGGCCTCGACGCCGACGGCACCGACGCCGTCGCCCGCCTGGCCCGGGAGGCCGACGCGCTGCGCCGCCTCGCCGACCTGCCCCAGGTGCCCCGGGTGCACGACGAGTTCACCCTCGGCGAGCACCGGTTCCTCGCGCTGGAGTTCGTCGAGGGCCGCGCGCTGAACAAGGTGCTGGTCGACCGGTACCCGCTGATCGACGCCGACGCCACGGACGCCGACCGTGCCGAGTACACCCGGTGGGCGCTGGACGTGCACCGGCAGGTCGAGGAGGTCGTCACGGCGATCCACGACCGCGGCCTGGTCTACGGCGACCTGCACCTGTTCAACGTCATGGTCCGCCCGGACGACCGGATCGCGCTGGTCGACTTCGAGGTCGCCGCGCCGATCGACGGTCACCGCCGGCCTGGCCTGCGCAACCAGGGCTTCGCCGCACCCCGGGACCGCACCGGTCCCGCCGTCGACCGGTACGCCCTGGCCTGCCTGCGGCTGGCGCTGTTCCTGCCGCTGACCCAGCTCGTCCGGCTCGGGCCGGACAAGGCCGCGCACCTGGCCGACGTGATCGCCGCGCACTTCCCGGTGCCGAGGGACCTCCTCGACGCCGCCGTACGGGAGATCACCGGCACCGAGGCGGCGGACGCCGGGCCGGCCCCCGACCTCAGCGTCGACGTCGGGCCGGCCCACCGGGACCGCCTCGCCCGGGCGATCCTCGCCAGCGCGACACCCCAGCGGGACGACCGGCTCTTCCCCGGTGACATCGAGCAGTTCCGCAGCGGCGGGCTCAACCTCGCCCACGGCGCGGCCGGCGTCCTGTACGCCCTGCACGTCAGCGGCGCCGGGCAATGGCCGGAACACGAGCGGTGGCTGGTCCGCCACGCCACCGCGCCCGCCTCCGGCACCCGGTGCGGCTTCTACGACGGCCTGCACGGCGTGGCGTACGCACTGGAGGCGCTCGGCCGCCGGCAGGACGCCCTCGACGTGCTCGACATCTGCCTGCGCCAGCCGCTCGACGGCCTGGACCACAGCCTCTCCAGCGGCCTCTCCGGCATCGCGCTCAACCTGGCCGAGCTGGCCGGGCGCACCGGCGAGCCGGCCCTGCGCGACGCGGCCTGGCGGGTCGCCGAGCGGGTGGTCGACCAGCTCGCCGACGACCCGGGGCCGGACATCAGCGGTGGACGCAACCCGTACGCCGGGCTGCTGCGCGGCAGGACCGGGCCGGCGCTGCTGCTGGTGCGGCTGCACGAGCTGACCGGCGAGCAGTCCCTGCTGGACCACGCCGCCACGGCCCTGCGCCAGGACCTGCGCCGCTGCGTGGTACGCCCCGACGGCGCGCTGGAGGTCAACGAGGGCTGGCGCACCATGCCCTACCTCGGGCAGGGCAGCGTCGGCATCGGGCTGGTGCTCGACGAGTACCTGCGCCACCGCGCCGACGAGCGTTTCGCCGAGGCCAGCGCCGGCGTACGCCGCGCCGCCCGGTCCCCGTTCTACGCGCAGTCCGGCCTCTTCGCCGGGCGGGCCGGGATCGTGGCCTACCTGGCGGCGTACCCCGACGATCCGCAGCGCCGCCGCGAACGCGACGCCCAGGTGGCCCGGCTGGCCTGGCACGCCCTGCCCTACGGCGACGGCACCGCGTTCCCGGGCGAGCAGCTGCTGCGGCTGTCCATGGACCTCGGCACCGGCACCGCCGGCGTGCTGCTGGCCCTGGCCGCCGCACGGCCCGACGACCCGGTGAGCCTGCCGTTCCTCGCGCCCCTGGCGGGCGCCCCCGACTCCCTCGCCTCGGCGAGGGCGACCGACCCGACCGACCAGCACGGAAGGAGGTGA
- a CDS encoding SapB/AmfS family lanthipeptide, translated as MALLDLQGLEMAPADRTGGGSRASLLLCGDSSLSVTTCN; from the coding sequence ATGGCGCTTCTGGACCTCCAGGGCCTCGAGATGGCCCCCGCCGACCGCACCGGCGGCGGAAGCCGGGCGAGCCTGCTGCTCTGCGGCGACAGCTCGCTGTCCGTCACGACCTGCAACTGA
- a CDS encoding SapB/AmfS family lanthipeptide: MALLDLQGMEMAPADRTGGGSRASLLLCGDSSLSVTTCN, encoded by the coding sequence ATGGCGCTTCTCGACCTTCAGGGCATGGAGATGGCCCCCGCCGACCGCACCGGCGGCGGCAGCCGCGCGAGCCTGCTGCTCTGCGGCGACAGCTCGCTGTCCGTCACGACCTGCAACTGA
- a CDS encoding ATP-binding cassette domain-containing protein: MRTPTGSDRLLRRVVRDGGGWTVLLGAVALTGAAAELALPAALGLAVDAAVAGDGGAWWPAAACGLIAVLMLTDILGDVASGYGAARATARLRRRLLRHLFACDVRTVRRHPVGDLVGRLVGQAADAGQAGTAVVLGVVALLPPVGSVVALTLLEPLLGLTLLGGLALLTLLMRAFVTDASAAVAGYQRVLGDIAGRLLEALGGARTIAAAATVDRERDRVLAALPELRGYGLLSWRLLARASARTAAVGPLLQVAVVAVGGYALTVGWLTPGQLVAAVQYAALGAGLGAMLATLNRLVRSRAAASRIAEPLAHPVRPDGTEPLPPGRGELRLRGVGVRADDGRTVLDGIDLTVPAGATLAVVGRSGAGKSTLAAVAGRLHDPDSGEVLLDGVPLRRLAPPALRRAVGHAFDRPVLVGETVHDAIGLGLPATAARPPADAAPATPAVLAAARAAQVADVVARLPEGFRTRLADAPFSGGETQRLGLARAFPAERLLILDDATSSLDTATEHRIARAVATGAGGRTRLVVTHRAATAAAADLVAWLDGGRLRAVAPHRRLWSDPAYRAVFAPGGDAR, translated from the coding sequence ATGCGGACGCCGACCGGCTCCGACCGGCTGCTGCGCCGGGTGGTCCGCGACGGCGGCGGATGGACGGTCCTGCTCGGCGCGGTGGCGCTCACCGGCGCCGCCGCCGAACTCGCCCTGCCCGCCGCGCTCGGGCTCGCGGTCGACGCCGCCGTCGCCGGCGACGGTGGCGCCTGGTGGCCGGCCGCCGCCTGCGGCCTGATCGCCGTCCTCATGCTCACCGACATCCTCGGCGACGTGGCCAGCGGATACGGCGCGGCCCGGGCAACCGCGCGGCTTCGCCGGCGCCTGCTGCGTCACCTCTTCGCCTGCGACGTGCGCACCGTCCGCCGCCATCCGGTGGGCGACCTGGTCGGCCGACTCGTCGGGCAGGCCGCCGACGCCGGGCAGGCGGGCACCGCCGTGGTACTGGGCGTCGTCGCGCTGCTTCCTCCGGTCGGCAGCGTCGTGGCGCTCACCCTGCTCGAACCGCTGCTCGGCCTCACCCTCCTCGGCGGGCTGGCCCTGCTCACGCTGCTCATGCGCGCCTTCGTCACGGACGCCTCCGCCGCCGTGGCCGGCTACCAGCGGGTGCTGGGGGACATCGCCGGCCGGCTGCTGGAGGCTCTCGGCGGTGCCCGCACCATCGCCGCCGCCGCGACCGTCGACCGGGAACGCGACCGGGTGCTCGCGGCCCTGCCGGAACTGCGCGGGTACGGCCTGCTCAGCTGGCGGTTGCTGGCCAGGGCGAGCGCCCGCACCGCCGCCGTCGGCCCGCTGCTCCAGGTGGCCGTCGTGGCCGTCGGCGGGTACGCGCTGACCGTCGGCTGGCTCACCCCCGGCCAGCTCGTCGCCGCCGTGCAGTACGCGGCCCTCGGCGCCGGGCTCGGCGCGATGCTGGCCACCCTGAACCGGCTGGTGCGCAGCCGCGCGGCGGCCAGCCGGATCGCCGAACCGCTGGCCCACCCGGTACGCCCCGACGGCACCGAGCCGCTGCCGCCCGGGCGGGGGGAACTGCGGCTGCGCGGGGTGGGCGTACGCGCCGACGACGGGCGAACGGTCCTCGACGGGATCGACCTGACCGTACCGGCGGGCGCCACGCTGGCCGTCGTCGGCCGCTCCGGCGCCGGCAAGTCGACCCTCGCCGCGGTGGCCGGCCGGCTGCACGACCCGGACAGCGGCGAGGTGCTGCTGGACGGGGTGCCGCTGCGCCGGCTCGCCCCGCCCGCGCTGCGCCGGGCCGTCGGCCACGCCTTCGACCGGCCCGTCCTGGTCGGCGAGACGGTGCACGACGCGATCGGGCTCGGCCTGCCCGCCACGGCGGCACGACCGCCCGCCGACGCCGCACCGGCCACCCCTGCGGTGCTGGCCGCGGCGCGCGCGGCGCAGGTCGCCGACGTCGTCGCCCGGCTGCCCGAGGGCTTCCGCACCCGGCTGGCGGACGCGCCGTTCTCCGGCGGCGAGACGCAGCGCCTCGGGCTGGCCCGCGCGTTCCCCGCCGAGCGGCTGCTCATCCTCGACGACGCCACGTCCAGCCTCGACACCGCCACCGAGCACCGCATCGCCCGCGCCGTGGCGACCGGCGCCGGCGGCCGTACCCGACTCGTGGTGACCCACCGCGCCGCGACGGCGGCGGCGGCCGACCTGGTGGCGTGGCTCGACGGCGGGCGGCTGCGGGCCGTGGCGCCACACCGGCGGCTCTGGTCCGACCCGGCCTACCGGGCGGTCTTCGCGCCCGGCGGGGACGCCCGATGA
- a CDS encoding ATP-binding cassette domain-containing protein → MSGPGVRRTTWAALRARRRALGRLAAWSAVEALPALLGGALVARAVDRGFLAGQFGTGLAWLAGLAAAVLVGAAASGRVYRSLGAVVEPFRDDLAARVVWGALRDATRAGGRADSASVARLTHQVEVVRDTFGGLLLVVRGFLFTAGAALLGLFALAPPLAGAVAAPLLVGLAVFAASLPAMVAHQRAQVSAGERLGRSAASALAGHRDVVACGAQERVVSDVDRRVTAQADAERTLARMAALRSLSLGVGGWLPVVVLVLAAPWLVRQGLSAGAVLGALVYVTTGLQPALHAVVQGVGGGGLRYAVTLDRILRTSPPPGPAPLPSTRPAADGAPATDGDAGPATRSDAASSPPAAGPAPRTGPAGEAGSVPPAVALRGLTFRYGPHARPVLTDLTLTVAAGEHVAVVGPSGAGKSTLAALVSGLVPPESGTVHLAGVPTAGTAPQELARLRVLLPQEAYVRTGSLGDNLRYLHPGVDDATVLAAVRTLGAGPLLSRLGGLDADLDPAALSAGERQLVAAVRAYLAPAPLVILDEATCHLDPTLEATVEHAFAHRGGTLVVIAHRISSATRARRVVVFDGDRPLVGTHDDLLLRSPVYRELVGHWEDVAPPARVPLGRP, encoded by the coding sequence ATGAGCGGCCCCGGCGTACGCCGGACCACCTGGGCGGCGCTGCGGGCCCGCCGCCGGGCGCTGGGCCGGCTGGCCGCCTGGTCGGCCGTCGAGGCCCTGCCGGCGCTGCTCGGCGGCGCGCTCGTGGCCCGGGCCGTGGACCGGGGCTTCCTGGCCGGCCAGTTCGGCACCGGGCTGGCCTGGCTGGCCGGGCTCGCCGCGGCGGTACTGGTCGGCGCGGCGGCCAGCGGCCGGGTGTACCGCAGCCTCGGGGCCGTGGTCGAGCCGTTCCGCGACGACCTCGCCGCCCGGGTGGTGTGGGGGGCGCTGCGCGACGCCACCCGGGCCGGCGGCCGGGCGGACAGCGCATCCGTGGCCCGGCTGACCCATCAGGTCGAGGTGGTCCGGGACACCTTCGGCGGGCTGCTGCTGGTGGTCCGCGGGTTCCTGTTCACCGCCGGCGCGGCGCTGCTCGGCCTGTTCGCCCTGGCCCCACCGCTGGCGGGCGCGGTGGCCGCCCCGCTGCTGGTGGGGCTGGCCGTGTTCGCCGCGTCGCTGCCGGCCATGGTGGCGCACCAGCGGGCGCAGGTGAGCGCCGGCGAGCGGCTCGGCCGCTCGGCCGCGTCGGCGCTGGCCGGGCACCGCGACGTCGTGGCCTGCGGCGCGCAGGAGCGCGTGGTGTCCGACGTGGACCGGCGGGTCACGGCGCAGGCCGACGCGGAGCGGACGCTGGCCCGGATGGCGGCGCTGCGCAGCCTCAGCCTCGGGGTGGGCGGCTGGCTGCCCGTCGTGGTGCTGGTGCTGGCCGCGCCGTGGCTGGTCCGGCAGGGGCTCAGCGCCGGGGCCGTGCTGGGCGCGCTGGTCTACGTCACCACCGGGCTGCAACCGGCCCTGCACGCCGTGGTGCAGGGCGTCGGCGGGGGCGGTCTGCGCTACGCCGTCACCCTGGACCGGATCCTGCGCACCAGCCCGCCCCCGGGGCCCGCTCCCCTGCCGTCCACCCGCCCGGCGGCCGACGGCGCCCCGGCCACCGACGGCGACGCCGGGCCGGCGACCCGCTCCGACGCCGCGTCGTCTCCCCCCGCCGCCGGCCCGGCGCCCCGCACCGGCCCGGCCGGGGAAGCCGGCAGCGTGCCGCCGGCGGTCGCGCTGCGGGGGCTGACCTTCCGGTACGGCCCGCACGCCCGCCCCGTCCTGACCGACCTCACCCTGACCGTGGCGGCCGGCGAACACGTGGCCGTGGTGGGGCCGAGCGGCGCCGGCAAGTCCACCCTGGCCGCCCTGGTCTCCGGGCTCGTGCCACCGGAGTCCGGCACGGTCCACCTGGCCGGCGTGCCGACCGCCGGCACCGCGCCGCAGGAACTGGCCCGGCTGCGGGTCCTCCTGCCGCAGGAGGCGTACGTGCGCACCGGTTCCCTCGGCGACAACCTGCGCTACCTGCACCCCGGGGTGGACGACGCGACGGTCCTGGCCGCCGTACGCACCCTCGGCGCCGGTCCCCTGCTGAGCCGCCTCGGTGGCCTCGACGCCGACCTCGACCCCGCCGCCCTCTCCGCCGGGGAGCGCCAACTCGTCGCCGCGGTCCGGGCCTACCTGGCCCCCGCGCCGCTGGTGATCCTCGACGAGGCGACGTGTCACCTGGACCCGACCCTGGAGGCGACCGTCGAGCACGCCTTCGCCCACCGGGGCGGCACCCTGGTGGTGATCGCGCACCGGATCAGCTCGGCGACCCGCGCCCGCCGGGTGGTGGTCTTCGACGGCGACCGGCCCCTCGTCGGCACCCACGACGACCTGCTGCTCCGCTCGCCCGTCTACCGTGAGCTGGTCGGGCACTGGGAGGACGTGGCACCGCCGGCCCGCGTGCCGCTCGGCCGGCCCTGA
- a CDS encoding response regulator transcription factor, producing MIRTLLALDGALVRGALSLVLAAEADISVVAELDRGDDLPPAVRTQRPDVAVVDLDLIGEAGVAGRCPLLVLADRRRARSLHRVFVPGRTVGILGSDVSPHRVVDGIRRLARSESVVDADLVMAALSRDSPLTSRETEILDLTAAGAPVVEVARTLGLAPGTVRNHLGRIARKAGARTRVEAVRVAREAGWI from the coding sequence GTGATCCGTACGCTGCTCGCTCTCGACGGTGCCCTGGTCCGTGGCGCACTGTCGCTCGTCCTCGCCGCCGAGGCGGACATCAGCGTGGTGGCCGAACTGGACCGGGGCGACGACCTGCCGCCGGCGGTCCGGACGCAGCGTCCCGACGTCGCGGTCGTGGACCTCGACCTCATCGGCGAGGCGGGGGTGGCGGGGAGGTGCCCGCTGCTGGTGCTGGCCGACCGACGCCGGGCACGCAGCCTGCACCGGGTCTTCGTGCCGGGGCGCACCGTCGGGATCCTCGGTAGCGACGTCTCCCCGCACCGGGTGGTGGACGGCATCCGGCGGCTGGCCCGCAGCGAGTCGGTGGTCGACGCCGACCTGGTGATGGCGGCACTGAGCCGCGACAGCCCGCTCACCTCGCGGGAGACCGAGATCCTCGACCTGACCGCGGCCGGGGCGCCGGTCGTGGAGGTCGCCCGGACGCTCGGGCTCGCCCCGGGGACCGTACGCAACCACCTGGGCCGGATAGCCCGCAAGGCGGGCGCGCGCACGAGGGTGGAGGCCGTGCGGGTCGCCCGCGAGGCCGGCTGGATCTGA
- a CDS encoding response regulator transcription factor translates to MIRVVVVEEMGLLRTALCAALSSEEDIEVAAEVTGVEDLPALVRRHRPDVVLVDLAPDAPHPVQVVAHITDAMPDTAVLAMGRRWSQQLIGDLLAAGVRGLVGKDASLEALVGAVRELAAGGKVIDADAAVTALRPASSPLTRREVEVLRVAAEGLPLKEIARRLYLAHGTVRNHLSAVMRKTGARNRMEAVWRARRDGWL, encoded by the coding sequence TTGATCCGCGTCGTCGTTGTCGAGGAGATGGGACTGCTGCGCACCGCCCTGTGCGCGGCACTGTCGAGCGAGGAGGACATCGAGGTCGCCGCCGAGGTGACCGGGGTGGAGGACCTGCCCGCCCTGGTGCGCCGGCACCGGCCGGACGTGGTACTGGTGGACCTGGCGCCGGACGCCCCGCACCCGGTCCAGGTCGTCGCCCACATCACCGATGCCATGCCCGACACCGCCGTGCTCGCCATGGGGCGGCGGTGGAGCCAGCAGCTCATCGGGGACCTGCTGGCCGCCGGCGTACGGGGCCTGGTCGGCAAGGACGCCTCGTTGGAGGCGCTGGTCGGCGCCGTACGGGAACTCGCGGCCGGCGGGAAGGTCATCGACGCGGACGCCGCCGTGACGGCGCTACGGCCCGCGTCGAGCCCGCTGACGCGCCGCGAGGTGGAGGTGCTGCGCGTCGCCGCGGAGGGCCTGCCGCTCAAGGAGATCGCCCGCCGGCTCTACCTGGCGCACGGGACGGTACGCAACCACCTGTCGGCGGTCATGCGCAAGACCGGCGCGCGCAACCGGATGGAGGCGGTGTGGCGCGCCCGACGCGACGGCTGGCTGTAG
- the tatC gene encoding twin-arginine translocase subunit TatC gives MAFALKKRGPSSFVRAADGSMTLIEHIRELRNRLFKASLAILVGFGFGIWLAGPVLNVLKRPYCDLPQARTTNGACDFVQLGPADLFLLNLKIGLWVGLIIAAPVWLYQLWAFIAPGLHRHERRYAYLFTALAAPLFAAGAVLAYFVTAKGLEFLLDISGSDINTTLDITRYVSFVTNLILLFGVAFEFPLLVLMLNFVGIASAKRLLSWWRVAVFVFFAFSAVVTPTPDPFGMTALALCLCALYFAAVGVAFINDKRKGRGKEIYAGIDDDEVSPLTLDPEPVEAGQRVDASAPITAPEPVAAPAPIDRRYDDMT, from the coding sequence GTGGCCTTCGCCCTAAAGAAGCGCGGCCCGAGCAGCTTCGTGCGGGCCGCCGACGGCTCGATGACGCTCATCGAGCACATTCGCGAGCTGCGCAACCGGCTGTTCAAGGCGTCGCTGGCGATCCTAGTCGGCTTCGGCTTCGGCATCTGGCTCGCCGGGCCGGTGCTGAACGTGCTGAAGCGGCCCTACTGCGATCTGCCGCAGGCACGGACGACCAACGGCGCCTGCGACTTCGTCCAGCTCGGCCCGGCCGACCTGTTCCTGCTCAACCTGAAGATCGGGCTCTGGGTCGGGCTGATCATCGCCGCGCCGGTCTGGCTCTACCAGCTCTGGGCGTTCATCGCGCCCGGCCTGCACCGGCACGAGCGGCGCTACGCGTACCTCTTCACCGCGCTGGCGGCGCCGCTGTTCGCCGCCGGCGCGGTGCTGGCGTACTTCGTGACCGCGAAGGGTCTGGAGTTCCTGCTGGACATCTCCGGCAGCGACATCAACACGACCCTGGACATCACCCGTTACGTCTCGTTCGTCACCAACCTGATTCTGCTGTTCGGAGTGGCGTTCGAGTTTCCGCTGCTGGTGTTGATGCTGAACTTCGTCGGCATCGCCAGCGCGAAGCGGCTGCTCAGTTGGTGGCGGGTCGCGGTGTTCGTGTTCTTCGCGTTCTCCGCCGTGGTCACGCCGACCCCCGACCCGTTCGGGATGACCGCGCTGGCGCTCTGTCTCTGCGCGCTCTACTTCGCGGCGGTCGGTGTCGCGTTCATCAACGACAAGCGCAAGGGACGTGGCAAGGAGATCTACGCCGGCATCGACGACGACGAGGTCTCGCCGCTGACGCTCGACCCCGAGCCGGTGGAGGCCGGGCAGCGGGTGGACGCGAGCGCGCCGATCACCGCCCCGGAGCCGGTCGCCGCGCCGGCGCCGATCGACCGCCGCTACGACGACATGACCTGA
- the tatA gene encoding Sec-independent protein translocase subunit TatA, translating into MGALKPWHIAVLVVVLILLFGAKRLPDAARSLGRSLRIIKAETKSLHDDDRDLAEKADAQSGYQPLPPQTVQGQPYAPPPPGQQPHVTPQQQPYAPPVNDPVQRVRDN; encoded by the coding sequence ATGGGTGCCCTCAAGCCGTGGCACATCGCCGTACTCGTGGTCGTGCTGATCCTGCTCTTCGGCGCGAAGCGGCTCCCTGACGCGGCCCGTTCGCTGGGCCGGTCGCTGCGGATCATCAAGGCCGAGACCAAGAGCCTGCACGACGACGACCGCGACCTCGCGGAGAAGGCCGACGCGCAGTCCGGCTACCAGCCGCTCCCGCCGCAGACCGTCCAGGGCCAGCCGTACGCGCCGCCGCCCCCCGGCCAGCAGCCGCACGTCACCCCGCAGCAGCAGCCGTACGCACCCCCGGTCAACGACCCGGTGCAGCGCGTCCGCGACAACTGA